The genome window GAGGCTGGCCACGATGCTGTCGAAGTCCTCCCACGTGCGCGCGGCGCGCCCGATGCCACCATAGACGACCAGTTCATGCGGGTTCTCGGCCACGTCCGGGTGCAGGTTGTTCATCAGCATCCGCAAGGGCGCCTCGGTCAGCCAGCTTTTGGCGTTCAGCTTCGGACCGGTGGGGGGATAGACATCGCGGGTGTTCTTGCGCGGATCGCTCATTGCGGCCTCCAGTCTGACAGGGTTTCGAGGACGGTCTTCAGGTGCACGCGGGTCTGATCGGCGCGCGCTTCCAGATAGGTCCAAGGCGGGGCTTCGGTCATGTAGGTGGACTGGGCAAGCTCCATTTGGATGGCGTGAACCCCGGTTTCGGGCCGCCCGTAATGCCGCGTCGTCCAGCCGCCTTTGAAGCGGCCATTCTGCACCGTCGTATACCCTTCGGCCCCCTCGCAAATCGCAGCCACCTGCGCAGCGATACCCGGATCGCATGTCGCGCCCATGTTGGTGCCGATGTTGAAATCCGGCAGCGTCCCGTCAAACAGAAACGGAATGTTTGAGCGGATGGAGTGGCAGTCGTAAAGAATGGCGAATCCATGCGTGGCGCGGGCGCGCTCCAACGCCCCAGCCAGCGCCGCGTGATAGGGCGCGTGATAAGTGGCGCGCCGTCGGTCAAACTCGGCAACGTCCGGTTCCTGGCCTGTGCGATAGATCGGCAGCCCATCGAAATCGGTCAGCGGACACAAGCCGGTGGTATTCTGACCGGGATAGAGGCTTGCGCCCGACGGATCCCGATTGGCGTCGATCACATAACGATGCACGTTGGTGCGCACCGTCGAAACACCCCCAACCAGCCCCCCATAAAGCCTGTCGATATGCCAATCCGTGTCCGCCATCGCCCGCCCGGTGTCGTTCAGAGGTTCCATGCAGTTGTCGGGGATCAGGGTTCCCGTATGCGGCAACCCCAGCACCAGCGGGCCGGTGCCTTCGGTGACTTCAATCAGGCTGATTGTGTTGAAAAACTCCGTTTTAGGGCCTGAACGATGATTTTTCTTTCCATGCAGCCCGATCCTAAATTTTTGGCGCGGGGGTCGGCCCAAATCGCCTACATGCGCTCACGCGCAGCCATGCGCTGTCTCGTGGTCAAAGCTTTCCGACTATTTCGCTTCATAGGTTTTCGCAAGAAATCCGCGACGCTCTGATTTCGGAGTTTTTCAACACAATCGGCTCATAACCGCATCCCCACCCCGGCGGCGGTGGCCAGGCTGTCATCCAGAACCATTCCGGCGGCGACCTCAAGATCGGGCGCAAGGTAACGGTCTTGCGCCAGCGACGGAATGCGCGCCCGCAGGCAAGCAAGCGCCGCCTGCAATGGCGCCGAGGTAACCAGCGGCGCGCGCTGTTCGATCCCTTGCGCGGCGCACATCGCTTCGACCCCAAGGATGACCGACAGGTTTTTTGTCATCCGCCCCAACCGCAGCGCCCCGTGGGCGGCCATGCTGACGTGGTCTTCCTGATTGGCCGAAGTCGGTGTGCTGTCGGTCGAACAGGGGTTCGCGAGATGCTTGTTTTCACTCATCAGCGCGGCGGTCGTCACCTCGGCAATCATCAGGCCCGAATTCAGCCCCGGCTCCGGCGTCAGGAAGGGTGGAAGATCGAACGACAGCGTCGGGTCCACCATCAGCGCGACACGGCGCTGGGCGATGGCGCCAACCTCGGCCACCGCCAGTGCAATCTGGTCGGCTGCAAAAGCGACGGGTTCGGCGTGGAAGTTTCCGCCCGACAAGATGTCGCCGGTTTCGGTTATGACCAGCGGGTTGTCGGTGACGGCATTCGCCTCGGTCCGAAGCGTGCGCCCAGCGAAGCGCAGAATGTCGATGGCGGCCCCGGTCACCTGCGGCTGACAGCGGATGCAATAGGGGTCCTGCACCCGCGTATCGCCCTGCCGATGGCTTTCGCTAATGACACTGCCAGCCAGCAGGTCGGACATTGCGCTGGCAACGTCGATCTGGCCCTGATGGCCGCGCAAAGCGTGGATCGCGGGGTTCAGTGGCGCAGTCGATCCCATGATCGCGTCCGTTGACATCGCCGAGGTGACGATGGCCGCGCGCACTGCACGCCAGGCCTGGAACAACCCGACCAGCGCGCATGCAGTCGAAAACTGGGTGCCGTTGATCAGCGCCAACCCCTCTTTCGGGCCAAGCACCACAGGGTCCAGTCCAGCCTTGTCGAGTGCGGCTGACCCGCTCATCCTTGTGCCGTCAAAAAACGCCTCTCCCGCGCCGATCATCACCGCGGCCATATGCGCCAGCGGCGCCAGATCGCCGGATGCCCCGACCGAGCCCTGCTCGGGGATCACCGGCACCACGCCATGGGCCAGCATCGCTTCGATTTGCGTGCAAATCGAACGGCGCACCCCAGAGGCCCCGCGCCCCAGCGACAGCAGTTTCAGCGCCATCATCAGGCGCACCGTCGCAGGCGCCAGCGCCTCACCGACGCCGCAGCAGTGTGACAGGATCAGATTGCGCTGCAGCGTTTCCGTATCTTCCGGCGCAATGCGAACCGAGGCGAGTTTGCCGAACCCGGTATTGACGCCATAGACCGGATCTTTGCCCTGCGCCGCCTGCGCGATCAACGCAGCAGAGGCATCGACCGCCGGATAGGTAGTTTCCGCCAGTTTCACCGGCCCATCAGAACGCCAAAGCGCCTCCAATTCGGCCAATGTCGTGTCTCCGGGGTGCAGGGTGATGGTCATGGCGTGCCTTGAAAAATGCGGGCGTGGAGGGGGGTGATTCCGATGCCATAGGACAGCTCTGCCGGGTCGCTGACATCCCATACGGCAAGGTCGGCGCGCATGCCGGGGGCGATCATCCCGCAATCGTCCAGCCCAAGTGCGCGGGCAGCATTGCGCGTGGTCCCGGCAAGGGCCTCTTCAGGCGTCAGTAGGAACAGCGTGCAGGCCATATTCATCGCCAGCAGGAGTGATCCCAGCGGCGACGATCCGGGGTTCCAGTCTGTCGCCACAGCCATCGCAACACCGCAATCCCGGAACGCCGCGACAGGTGGGGCCTGGGTTTCGTGGATCGTGTAGAACGCGCCCGGCAGCAGGACCGCAACTGTGCCAGCCCTGGCCAGTGCCGCCGCATCCGCAGCCGTGGCATATTCCACATGATCTGCCGAGATCGCGCCATAGTCTGCCGCCAGTGCCGTGCCGCCAATATGGCTCAGCTGTTCGGCGTGCAGTTTCACGGCAAGGCCAAGATCGCGCGCCTTGTTGAACACGCGGGCGATCTGGGCGGTGTCAAATGCGATCCCCTCACAAAAGCCATCCACCGCATCGACCAACCCCTCGGCGTGGCAGGCTTCCAACGCTGGCAGGCAGACCGTGTCGATGTAATGATCCGGGTCGATCCCCTCCGGAACCGCATGCGCCCCCAGAAAACTGGTCCGCACACGGATCGGCCGGACCCCTTCAATCCGGCGGGCGACACGCAGCATCTTCAATTCGGTTTCAAGGTCCAGGCCATAGCCGGATTTGACCTCGACCATCGCCACGCCTTGCGCAATCAGCGCGTCAACGCGGGTCAGGGCGGAGGCCAGCAACGCGTCCTGGCTTGCCGCGCGGGTCGCCTGAACGGTTGAGGCGATGCCACCGCCTGCGCGCGCAACCTCTTCATAGCTCGCGCCGTTCAGCCGTAACTCAAACTCCCGCGCACGGTTGCCGCCGTGGACGATATGTGTGTGGCAATCAATCAGCGCAGGCGTGACCAGCCGCCCGTCATAACGTGCCTGCTCCAGATCGTGGAATTCCGCGGGCAGATCTGCCAACGGGCCAACCCAGTCAACCATACCGTCTCTGACGACGATCGCCGCCTGTTCCAGCAGCCCATAGGGCGCATCGCCGGGCACCATCGTCGCTGCAGTGATGCCGGAAATAACGCAGGGATCAGGCATTCACAGTCCTTGATTCTGGTTGCACTCAAAAATAATATGTAGCTACATAATATTGTCAACGGAGTATTCGGGCGATGGGCAGATAATGCAGATAGTTCATGGCGATCGGGCGCTGACCCCGGCGGGGTGGCAGCGGGACATCGAAGTGGTGATCGACGCAGCGGGGCGGATCGCGTCAGTCGGGGCGCAGCGCGGAACGCCAACGCACCGGGTTCCGCTGCTTCTGCCTGCGCCCGTGAACCTGCACAGCCACGCATTCCAGCGCGCCATGGCCGGGCTGACCGAAGCACGCGGCCCTGACCCAAGTGACAGTTTCTGGAGCTGGCGGCGGCTGATGTACCGCTTCCTCGACCAGCTGACGCCCGACCATGCCGAGGCGATTGCCGCCCTCGTCTTCATGGAGATGCAGGAGGCCGGATACGCCGCGGTGGCCGAATTCCATTACCTCCACCACGATGTTGGCGGCGCGCCCTATGCGCAGCTTTCCGAGATTTCCCAGCGTATCGTCGCCGCTGCGGACCAGACAGGCATCGGGCTGACGCTGCTGCCGGTGTTCTATCAGTACGGCGGCTGTGATCTGCGTCCGTTGCAGGGTGGGCAGCGGCGCTTTGGCAATGATGCAGACCAATTCCTGCGCCTTTGGTCAGATGCCGCTGCGCTGATTGCCGCCCACAGCGATGATGCGGCGATCGGTGTCGCCCCGCATTCGCTGCGCGCCGTTGATCCGGGTGGCCTTGGCGCGGTCCTGTCCGCGGTTCCCCAAGGCCCGATCCACATGCATCTGGCCGAACAAGTGGCCGAGGTTGACGAGGTCCAATCCCACTTCGGCGGACGCCCGACAGAATGGCTGCTGGCCAATCAGCCGGTTGATGCCCGCTGGTGCCTGATCCATTGCACCCAGATGACCGGCGCGGAAACCGCTGCGCTGGCCGCCACCGGGGCCGTCGCCGGGCTTTGCCCGCTGACGGAATCCAACCTGGGCGACGGGATTTTTAACGGAACCGAGTATCTGGGCCAGGGCGGGACAATCGGCGTTGGGTCAGATTCCAACATCCACATTTCATTGTTCGAGGAACTGAAAACGCTGGAGTATTCCCAGCGTCTGCGCGACCGTTCGCGCGCGGCATTGGCGGTGCAGGATCGCTTCACCGGGCGGGTGCTGTTCGATGCGGCCGCGCGTGGGGGGGCGCAGGCAGGCGGGCGCGATTCCGGGCGGATCGAGGCTGGCGCCTGGGCGGATCTGGTGGCGCTTGAAGATGACAATCAATGGCTGTGCAACCGGGGCGGCGATGCCCTGCTCGACAGCCTGATATTCTCGGGCGGCGGACAGTCCTGCATCCGCGAGGTCTGGAGCGCCGGCCGCCATGTGGTCAGCGGCGGACGGCATCATCGCCGCGATGCCATCATCGACAATTTCAAACGCGCGATGCAGCAGTTGGAGACCAGTATTTGACGCCCCCAACCCGCCTGTCATGGACTGATGTACGCGACGAAATTCGCCTGCGCATTCTGAACCGGACCTTCGCGCCCGGTGACAAGCTGCCTCGCGACAACGATTTGGCTGATGAATTTGGTTGCGCACGCACCACCGTGCATCGCGCCATGCAGGATCTGTCGCGAAATGGCCTGGTCGAGCGGAAGCGCAAAGGCGGCACCCATGTGCGCAGCGATCCGGTCACGCGCGCAACCTTCGACATTCCAATCACCCGCCTTGAAGTTGAACAGCGCGGCAGCAAATACGGATACCAGCTGATCTCGCGCACCACCGCCACAAGCCCGACATCGGTAACGAAGCGCTTCGGCATCCCGAAACCTGCGCGGATGCTGCACGTCAAAGCCCTGCATCTGGCGGATGAGCGACCGTATATCCTTGAAGACCGCTGGATTGATACGGCAACCACGCCCGAGATCCTGCATGTCGATCTGGCCCGCGACAGCGCCAATGAATGGCTGGTCCACAACAAACCTTACAGCCGCGTCGAGGTGCAGTTTTCCGCAATGAATGCTGACAAGGACATTGCGGATCATTTGACGGTGAAAACCGGTGATGCCCTGCTGGTGATCGAACGCACGACCTGGATCGGATCCAAGCCGATCACCACTGTCCTGTCCGTTACCGCGCCGGGGTATCAGGTTTCGGCACGCAACTGATGCGCGCCGGTGCGACCGAAATTGGCGCGCTGCTGGTTGTCAGAACACGCAAAAGAAATACGCTCGACTGGGAAGGAAACGCTGATGACGGATACGATCATGACGCTCACCGAAGATCTGGAACGCACTCAGGATGCCTATCGGCGCGACGGAGTGGTGCTGTTGCGGGACGTTCTGTCCCCCGAATGGCTGCAAAGGCTGCGCGGCGCCGTGGACGCCGAAGTGCAAAAGGGCGACCGCTATTTCGCTTACAAGAATATGCGCGAACGGCCCGGCACCTTTCAGGATTTCTGCCTGACCTCTGACATAGGTCAGCGC of Paracoccaceae bacterium contains these proteins:
- a CDS encoding formimidoylglutamate deiminase produces the protein MQIVHGDRALTPAGWQRDIEVVIDAAGRIASVGAQRGTPTHRVPLLLPAPVNLHSHAFQRAMAGLTEARGPDPSDSFWSWRRLMYRFLDQLTPDHAEAIAALVFMEMQEAGYAAVAEFHYLHHDVGGAPYAQLSEISQRIVAAADQTGIGLTLLPVFYQYGGCDLRPLQGGQRRFGNDADQFLRLWSDAAALIAAHSDDAAIGVAPHSLRAVDPGGLGAVLSAVPQGPIHMHLAEQVAEVDEVQSHFGGRPTEWLLANQPVDARWCLIHCTQMTGAETAALAATGAVAGLCPLTESNLGDGIFNGTEYLGQGGTIGVGSDSNIHISLFEELKTLEYSQRLRDRSRAALAVQDRFTGRVLFDAAARGGAQAGGRDSGRIEAGAWADLVALEDDNQWLCNRGGDALLDSLIFSGGGQSCIREVWSAGRHVVSGGRHHRRDAIIDNFKRAMQQLETSI
- a CDS encoding imidazolonepropionase encodes the protein MPDPCVISGITAATMVPGDAPYGLLEQAAIVVRDGMVDWVGPLADLPAEFHDLEQARYDGRLVTPALIDCHTHIVHGGNRAREFELRLNGASYEEVARAGGGIASTVQATRAASQDALLASALTRVDALIAQGVAMVEVKSGYGLDLETELKMLRVARRIEGVRPIRVRTSFLGAHAVPEGIDPDHYIDTVCLPALEACHAEGLVDAVDGFCEGIAFDTAQIARVFNKARDLGLAVKLHAEQLSHIGGTALAADYGAISADHVEYATAADAAALARAGTVAVLLPGAFYTIHETQAPPVAAFRDCGVAMAVATDWNPGSSPLGSLLLAMNMACTLFLLTPEEALAGTTRNAARALGLDDCGMIAPGMRADLAVWDVSDPAELSYGIGITPLHARIFQGTP
- the hutH gene encoding histidine ammonia-lyase, with the translated sequence MTITLHPGDTTLAELEALWRSDGPVKLAETTYPAVDASAALIAQAAQGKDPVYGVNTGFGKLASVRIAPEDTETLQRNLILSHCCGVGEALAPATVRLMMALKLLSLGRGASGVRRSICTQIEAMLAHGVVPVIPEQGSVGASGDLAPLAHMAAVMIGAGEAFFDGTRMSGSAALDKAGLDPVVLGPKEGLALINGTQFSTACALVGLFQAWRAVRAAIVTSAMSTDAIMGSTAPLNPAIHALRGHQGQIDVASAMSDLLAGSVISESHRQGDTRVQDPYCIRCQPQVTGAAIDILRFAGRTLRTEANAVTDNPLVITETGDILSGGNFHAEPVAFAADQIALAVAEVGAIAQRRVALMVDPTLSFDLPPFLTPEPGLNSGLMIAEVTTAALMSENKHLANPCSTDSTPTSANQEDHVSMAAHGALRLGRMTKNLSVILGVEAMCAAQGIEQRAPLVTSAPLQAALACLRARIPSLAQDRYLAPDLEVAAGMVLDDSLATAAGVGMRL
- the hutG gene encoding N-formylglutamate deformylase yields the protein MIEVTEGTGPLVLGLPHTGTLIPDNCMEPLNDTGRAMADTDWHIDRLYGGLVGGVSTVRTNVHRYVIDANRDPSGASLYPGQNTTGLCPLTDFDGLPIYRTGQEPDVAEFDRRRATYHAPYHAALAGALERARATHGFAILYDCHSIRSNIPFLFDGTLPDFNIGTNMGATCDPGIAAQVAAICEGAEGYTTVQNGRFKGGWTTRHYGRPETGVHAIQMELAQSTYMTEAPPWTYLEARADQTRVHLKTVLETLSDWRPQ
- a CDS encoding UTRA domain-containing protein → MTPPTRLSWTDVRDEIRLRILNRTFAPGDKLPRDNDLADEFGCARTTVHRAMQDLSRNGLVERKRKGGTHVRSDPVTRATFDIPITRLEVEQRGSKYGYQLISRTTATSPTSVTKRFGIPKPARMLHVKALHLADERPYILEDRWIDTATTPEILHVDLARDSANEWLVHNKPYSRVEVQFSAMNADKDIADHLTVKTGDALLVIERTTWIGSKPITTVLSVTAPGYQVSARN